One part of the Paraglaciecola sp. L3A3 genome encodes these proteins:
- a CDS encoding BACON domain-containing protein — MKTHPINHAIHASLAGNKIVSLASLIPHKTIALCCSLLVASQSVSAQELVTSIDFNQAQVVDLITNKNDYDTGLDTSGNIEFSSEIAKDGNGFKVDFLRYLRIPLDVVAASNGKFTVKYDYNHISSNPGGGTAWHAHSFAVRDLSNGYGWSHGFRNLGNDYWTSAITGFSKNGAQIKGVPEQIPDFNSQTWHEYVLVFDNNRLTWYVDGVYAYYQDFNTSFADWSLANSDITIGARFQDNSIQNIDGEDGYLGTGGSNNHLGSVEAVFDNIRIWDAALTTEQIAVGVESLVNGEDILELSQDRFSLQPQNTELTIDIVTNTPWTLSNLPNWLTANITSGAGNASLVLTVAENATNLARSANVMVNDLAISVVQATKTDLLTTDAVIYPDTGNQTVEYVFYDIKSFFNAKMPETTADKLFIEDGFNGVRTNIWGTRDKPDTANGRYAHPEPGVVVESLYAKDVTIIKQAMARNPELIVFASKKLNGKYSFPDWVLDDDGVIPELYVILLADYIEYMASEGIPIDILGLDNERVFNEGNVTPEKFKQVVDLLEILALERGFPMPTIIGHEDYVPGRNNWMKNLADNNWTNRLDIYGTHYYPENRNATMVGRLESDISYASDLPRWHSELHWNAKSDIDDILEIEDGFGSLLDMTDRGFNGLMWWGYGLNGFRGATMGALTTHLLGYTPIVMTDHDGIDIFKDGNLHTRAYRKGNKMVVFVLNINGNSHDDYSFKLNTGEISSEVSFEQWADGNETSISGIATSLADNGFSVDLSSQSMTMLTFDITPQDNLFNESWNTAASTTLNGTNTLVADNEWQFAVDSSQSKVTVNPASSYFEQQVLTAASHADQLDKAEISSTLNQPIDMDLTPSVTFKLKAIFSALSESTDGNTNTSIGLQSADNTSGFQLVLNSDVSQASLQLVITGLDGTRAIDLVPAGEQLVGLPYDVTVTLNKVADNQTNIAYNIYRNRMLWLEGTEFLDTSSTGGQLLDTVQINTSAESNIVLDDIQLLGLNGQVTGDWDNDGDVDVNDMRAMVRAIQQSEEIDMSFDFNNDGTVSILDARGMSAICTRTRCAAE; from the coding sequence ATGAAAACACACCCTATCAATCATGCAATTCATGCTAGTTTAGCTGGCAATAAAATAGTCAGCTTGGCTAGTTTAATCCCCCATAAAACTATAGCCTTATGCTGTAGTTTACTAGTTGCTAGTCAATCTGTTTCAGCCCAAGAACTGGTCACCTCTATCGATTTTAATCAAGCACAGGTGGTTGATTTAATTACCAATAAAAACGATTACGATACAGGGCTAGATACCAGTGGGAATATAGAGTTTTCCAGTGAAATAGCCAAAGACGGCAATGGTTTTAAAGTAGACTTTTTACGTTATCTACGTATCCCATTAGATGTTGTAGCCGCCAGCAATGGTAAATTCACTGTCAAATATGATTACAACCATATTAGTTCTAACCCGGGAGGCGGCACCGCTTGGCACGCTCATAGTTTTGCGGTACGTGACCTAAGTAATGGTTATGGTTGGTCACATGGCTTTCGAAATTTAGGCAATGATTATTGGACTAGCGCCATCACTGGGTTTAGTAAAAATGGCGCACAAATAAAGGGTGTTCCTGAACAGATCCCCGACTTTAACAGTCAAACATGGCACGAATATGTATTGGTGTTCGACAACAATCGTCTAACTTGGTATGTGGATGGTGTGTATGCTTATTATCAAGACTTTAACACTTCTTTTGCTGATTGGAGTTTGGCCAATTCAGACATCACCATAGGCGCAAGATTTCAGGATAATTCAATCCAGAATATAGACGGTGAAGATGGCTATTTAGGCACTGGTGGTTCGAATAATCATTTAGGCTCAGTCGAAGCAGTATTTGATAATATTCGCATTTGGGATGCAGCGCTTACGACTGAGCAAATTGCGGTGGGCGTAGAAAGTTTAGTTAACGGTGAAGATATTCTTGAGTTGTCCCAAGATAGGTTTTCGCTACAACCTCAAAATACCGAATTAACCATAGATATTGTGACCAATACCCCATGGACCTTATCTAATTTACCTAATTGGTTAACGGCCAATATCACCTCTGGTGCCGGTAATGCTAGCCTAGTGCTAACCGTGGCAGAAAATGCCACAAACCTAGCTAGAAGCGCCAATGTGATGGTCAACGATTTAGCTATTTCTGTGGTACAGGCCACAAAAACGGACCTGTTAACTACAGACGCGGTGATTTATCCAGACACAGGCAATCAAACTGTTGAATATGTTTTTTATGACATAAAAAGCTTTTTCAACGCAAAAATGCCCGAGACGACCGCAGATAAATTATTTATCGAAGACGGTTTTAATGGTGTCAGAACCAATATTTGGGGCACCCGAGATAAACCAGATACAGCGAATGGACGATACGCACATCCAGAGCCTGGTGTGGTAGTCGAAAGTTTGTATGCCAAAGATGTCACCATCATTAAGCAAGCTATGGCCCGTAATCCTGAGCTAATTGTTTTTGCCAGCAAAAAACTAAACGGCAAATATAGTTTTCCTGATTGGGTCTTAGATGATGACGGCGTGATCCCTGAGTTATACGTTATTTTATTGGCTGACTATATCGAATATATGGCCTCTGAAGGTATACCTATAGATATCCTAGGACTAGATAACGAACGAGTATTTAACGAAGGCAATGTCACCCCTGAAAAGTTCAAACAAGTAGTCGACTTATTAGAAATTCTAGCCCTAGAACGTGGTTTCCCTATGCCAACAATTATTGGTCATGAAGACTACGTACCGGGCCGCAATAATTGGATGAAAAATCTAGCAGACAATAATTGGACCAACCGTTTAGATATTTATGGTACCCATTATTATCCAGAAAACCGTAATGCCACTATGGTAGGGCGCCTTGAATCTGATATTTCTTATGCTAGTGATTTACCCCGTTGGCATAGTGAACTGCACTGGAACGCTAAATCTGATATTGACGACATATTAGAAATTGAAGATGGTTTTGGTAGTTTACTAGATATGACTGACCGCGGCTTTAACGGTCTAATGTGGTGGGGTTATGGTTTAAATGGATTCCGTGGTGCAACCATGGGAGCACTTACCACTCACTTATTAGGTTATACGCCGATAGTAATGACAGATCATGACGGCATCGATATTTTCAAAGACGGCAATTTGCATACGCGAGCTTATCGCAAAGGTAATAAAATGGTGGTCTTCGTGTTAAATATTAATGGGAATAGCCATGATGACTACAGCTTTAAGTTAAACACAGGTGAAATCAGTTCAGAAGTAAGCTTCGAACAATGGGCCGATGGTAATGAAACCAGCATTAGCGGTATAGCCACCAGCTTAGCTGATAATGGTTTTTCAGTAGATTTATCTAGTCAGTCTATGACTATGCTTACCTTTGATATTACCCCTCAAGATAATCTATTCAATGAATCTTGGAACACTGCTGCCAGCACTACTTTAAATGGCACTAACACACTAGTGGCAGACAATGAATGGCAATTTGCTGTAGACAGTTCGCAAAGCAAAGTAACCGTCAATCCAGCCAGCAGCTATTTTGAGCAGCAAGTATTGACGGCAGCGAGTCATGCTGATCAACTAGACAAAGCTGAAATCAGTAGCACGTTAAATCAGCCAATAGACATGGATCTGACACCTTCTGTCACCTTCAAACTAAAAGCTATTTTTTCCGCACTGTCAGAGTCAACAGATGGCAACACCAATACTAGTATTGGTTTACAAAGTGCTGATAACACCAGCGGATTTCAATTAGTACTGAATAGCGATGTTAGCCAAGCAAGTTTACAGTTAGTGATTACAGGACTTGACGGTACACGTGCTATTGATCTGGTGCCTGCTGGCGAACAATTAGTTGGTCTTCCCTATGATGTAACAGTGACCTTAAACAAAGTAGCTGATAATCAAACCAACATAGCCTACAACATCTACCGCAATAGAATGTTGTGGTTAGAAGGAACAGAGTTTTTAGATACCAGCAGCACTGGTGGCCAACTATTAGACACAGTGCAAATCAATACCTCAGCTGAGTCAAATATCGTACTCGATGACATTCAGTTATTAGGCCTTAACGGCCAAGTAACGGGAGATTGGGATAATGATGGTGACGTTGATGTAAATGATATGCGCGCTATGGTCAGAGCCATACAACAAAGTGAAGAGATTGATATGAGCTTTGACTTTAATAACGACGGCACAGTAAGCATTTTAGATGCGCGTGGTATGTCGGCAATTTGTACTCGCACTCGTTGCGCAGCAGAATAA